The Phacochoerus africanus isolate WHEZ1 chromosome X, ROS_Pafr_v1, whole genome shotgun sequence genome has a segment encoding these proteins:
- the SLC6A8 gene encoding sodium- and chloride-dependent creatine transporter 1, producing the protein MAKKSAENGIYSVSGDEKKGPLIVPGPDGAPTKGDGPAGLGAPGGRLAVPPRETWTRQMDFIMSCVGFAVGLGNVWRFPYLCYKNGGGVFLIPYILIALVGGIPIFFLEISLGQFMKAGSINVWNICPLFKGLGYASMVIVFYCNTYYIMVLAWGFYYLVKSFTTTLPWATCGHTWNTPDCVEIFRHEDCANASLANLTCDQLADRRSPVIEFWENKVLRLSGGLEVPGALNWEVTLCLLACWVLVYFCVWKGVKSTGKIVYFTATFPYVVLVVLLVRGVLLPGALDGIIYYLKPDWSKLASPQVWIDAGTQIFFSYAIGLGALTALGSYNRFNNNCYKDAIILALINSGTSFFAGFVVFSILGFMATEQGVHISKVAESGPGLAFIAYPRAVTLMPVAPLWAALFFFMLLLLGLDSQFVGVEGFITGLLDLLPASYYFRFQREVSVALCCALCFVIDLSMVTDGGMYVFQLFDYYSASGTTLLWQAFWECVVVAWVYGADRFMDDVACMIGYRPCPWMKWCWSFFTPLVCMGIFIFNVVYYEPLVYNNTYVYPWWGEAMGWGFALSSMLCVPLHLLGCLLRAKGTVAERWQHLTQPIWGLHHLEYRAQDSDVRGLTTLTPVSESSKVVVVESVM; encoded by the exons ATGGCGAAGAAGAGCGCCGAGAACGGCATCTACAGCGTGTCCGGCGACGAGAAGAAGGGCCCCCTAATCGTGCCCGGGCCCGACGGGGCCCCGACCAAGGGCGACGGCCCCGCGGGCCTGGGGGCTCCCGGAGGCCGCCTGGCCGTGCCTCCGCGCGAGACCTGGACGCGCCAGATGGACTTCATCATGTCGTGCGTGGGCTTCGCGGTGGGCCTGGGCAACGTGTGGCGCTTCCCCTACCTGTGCTACAAGAACGGCGGAG GTGTGTTCCTCATTCCCTACATCCTGATCGCCCTGGTCGGAGGGATCCCCATTTTCTTCTTGGAGATCTCGCTGGGCCAGTTCATGAAGGCCGGCAGCATCAACGTCTGGAACATCTGCCCCCTGTTCAAAG gcctgggctaCGCCTCCATGGTCATCGTCTTCTACTGCAACACCTACTACATCATGGTGCTGGCCTGGGGCTTCTACTACCTGGTGAAGTCCTTCACCACCACGCTGCCCTGGGCCACGTGTGGCCATACCTGGAACACTCCCGACTGTGTGGAGATCTTCCGCCACGAAGACTGTGCCAATGCCAGCCTGGCCAACCTCACATGTGACCAGCTTGCTGACCGCCGGTCCCCTGTCATCGAGTTCTGGGA GAACAAAGTCTTGCGGCTCTCCGGGGGGCTCGAGGTGCCAGGGGCCCTCAACTGGGAGGTGACCCTGTGTCTGCTGGCCTGCTGGGTGCTGGTCTACTTCTGTGTCTGGAAGGGGGTCAAGTCAACAGGAAAG ATCGTGTATTTCACCGCTACATTCCCCTACGTGGTCCTCGTCGTACTGCTGGTGCGTGGAGTGCTGCTGCCTGGCGCCTTGGACGGCATCATCTACTATCTCAAGCCCGACTGGTCGAAGCTGGCGTCCCCTCAG GTGTGGATAGATGCCGGCacccagattttcttttcttacgCCATTGGCCTGGGGGCCCTCACGGCCCTGGGCAGCTACAACCGCTTCAACAACAACTGCTACAA ggatGCCATCATCCTCGCGCTCATCAACAGCGGGACCAGCTTCTTTGCTGGCTTCGTGGTCTTCTCCATCCTGGGCTTCATGGCCACAGAGCAGGGCGTGCACATCTCCAAGGTGGCCGAGTCAG ggcctgGTCTGGCTTTCATCGCCTACCCCAGGGCTGTCACACTGATGCCTGTGGCCCCGCTCTGGGCTGCCCTGTTCTTCTTCATGCTGCTGCTGCTCGGCCTCGACAGCCAG TTCGTAGGTGTGGAAGGCTTCATCACCGGCCTGCTGGACCTCCTCCCGGCCTCCTACTACTTCCGTTTCCAGAGGGAGGTCTCCGTGGCCCTCTGCTGCGCCCTCTGCTTTGTCATCGACCTCTCCATGGTGACCGAC GGTGGGATGTATGTCTTCCAGCTGTTCGACTACTACTCGGCCAGCGGCACGACCCTGCTCTGGCAGGCCTTCTGGGAGTGCGTGGTGGTCGCCTGGGTGTACG GGGCCGACCGCTTCATGGACGACGTGGCCTGCATGATCGGGTACCGACCCTGCCCCTGGATGAAATGGTGCTGGTCTTTCTTCACCCCGCTGGTGTGCATG GGCATCTTCATCTTCAACGTCGTGTACTACGAGCCGCTCGTCTACAACAACACCTACGTGTACCCGTGGTGGGGCGAAGCCATGGGCTGGGGCTTCGCGCTCTCCTCCATGCTGTGTGTGCCCCTCCACCTCCTGGGCTGCCTCCTCAGGGCCAAGGGGACCGTGGCTGAG CGCTGGCAGCACCTGACGCAGCCTATCTGGGGCCTCCACCACTTGGAATACAGAGCTCAGGACTCGGATGTCAGGGGCCTGACCACCCTGACCCCGGTGTCCGAGAGCAgcaaggtggtggtggtggagagcGTCATGTGA